A stretch of the Desulfurellaceae bacterium genome encodes the following:
- a CDS encoding DUF3565 domain-containing protein, producing MERSILGFHGDEAGDWVAELDCGHSQHVRHRPPFDNRPWTTTEPRRRAKLGQRLACPNCDHFEMPDGCRAYKRTPEFDASSIPDGLRKAHSTKPGVWAKLHVLEGRLRYIVQPPLAREFLLEPATSGIIVPEILHHIEPLGSVRFYVEFYQRPTF from the coding sequence ATGGAACGCAGCATTCTTGGTTTTCACGGCGATGAAGCTGGAGATTGGGTAGCTGAGCTCGACTGCGGCCACAGCCAGCATGTCCGCCACCGTCCGCCGTTTGACAACCGGCCCTGGACCACGACCGAGCCCAGACGGCGGGCAAAACTGGGGCAGCGTTTGGCGTGCCCCAACTGCGATCATTTTGAGATGCCGGACGGGTGCCGGGCTTATAAGCGAACGCCGGAGTTTGACGCATCCTCGATTCCGGACGGGCTACGCAAGGCCCACTCCACCAAACCTGGGGTGTGGGCTAAACTACACGTACTGGAGGGACGGCTACGCTACATTGTTCAGCCCCCCCTGGCCCGGGAGTTTCTGCTTGAGCCCGCGACTTCGGGTATTATCGTCCCCGAGATCCTCCACCATATTGAGCCGCTCGGATCGGTCCGATTTTATGTCGAGTTTTATCAACGTCCCACATTCTAG
- a CDS encoding nucleoside 2-deoxyribosyltransferase has translation MAMARKPRLYLAGPEVFLPDAVEHAHHQRRLCEQYGFIGLHPMDNNVELGERSLQTAVRIYRGDIAQIRACDIVVANCNAFRGLLMDDGTAYEIGFGNALGKPAYGYIVSLNSIAGRTRSQ, from the coding sequence ATGGCCATGGCACGAAAACCACGCCTGTACCTGGCCGGCCCCGAGGTGTTTCTGCCCGATGCGGTAGAACACGCCCACCACCAGCGTCGGCTGTGTGAACAGTACGGCTTTATCGGCCTGCACCCCATGGACAACAACGTCGAGCTTGGGGAGCGCTCCCTGCAAACCGCAGTGCGGATTTATCGTGGGGATATCGCCCAGATTCGCGCCTGCGACATTGTCGTCGCCAACTGTAACGCCTTTCGCGGCCTGCTGATGGACGACGGCACGGCCTATGAGATCGGCTTCGGCAACGCACTCGGCAAACCCGCCTATGGGTATATTGTCAGCCTGAATTCGATTGCCGGGCGCACCCGCAGCCAGTAA